The DNA window TGCTTTGGCGCGTGAGGTGACAAGATGCTGCTCTACATCGTTCGACATGCCTGGGCCGAAGAGCGCGACGCCGAGCGCTTTCCGAACGACGATCTGCGACCGCTGACGGGCGAGGGGAAGAAGCGGTTCGGCCGAATGATGGAGCGGCTCGTTGCCGGCAGCTTCCGGCCAACGCTGATTGCCACCAGCCCCTTAGTCCGCTGCCGGCAAACGGCGGAACTGATCGTCAAGCACCTATCCGATCCAGCGCAACTTGTGGAATTGGATGTATTGCGACCCGGAGCCGATCTAAAGCAATTAATTGACTGGACGGCCCGTCAAGCGGAGCAGACCATCGCCTGGGTTGGTCACGCTCCGGATGTCAGCGAACTGACCGCCGCGCTCGTCGGCGATGGAACCGCCGCGGTCCATTTTGCCAAAGGGGCGGTGGCCGCGATCCAATTCGCCCGCGACATCGCTCAGGGCAAGGGCGAACTTAATTGGCTGGCGACGGCCAAGAACCTGGGCGTCTAAATCGGCGCGAAAAGCGATTTCAGGCACTAGCCAGTCGTGACGGAATCGAGTACGATTCACGTCCTGCGGTTGATTCCTAGGTACGATTGATTCCTATTTCGTAACTATTCTTACTTTACTGCGGTCTACAGGCTTGCGATGCCGGTTTCCTCGGATCAGATCGACGATCGCATGCGGCGATTCTCCGCGACTTGCATCGGGGCGGGCCTGAAGGTCACGCACCAACGCACCGAGATCTTTCGCGAGTTGGCGGGCAGTGAAGAGCACCCCGACGCCGATTTGATCTTTCGGCGCGTGCGCCTCAGGGTGCCGGCCATCTCGCGCGATACGGTGTATCGCACGCTTGCGGCGCTTGAGAAGCACGGGTTAGTACGCAAGGCCGAAATCCTCGATGACCGCGGGCGATACGACGCGAACACCTCGCGACATCATCACTTTGTTTGCACGGAGTGCGGAGCGGTACGCGATTTCTACAGCAAAGACCTCGACGCGTTGCCGATTCCGAGAGGCGTCAAGTCCCTTGGGTCGATTGAATCCACGCACGTGCAAGTGCGCGGTATCTGCATTATCTGCGCGGCGAAGAAGCCGCGGTCCCTAAAATCCGTCATAGCCAGTCCTTAGCGAAGGAGTCTAAACATGTCCGACAAACGATTGACGACGGCCAACGGCCAGCCCATCGACGACGATCAAAACACGATAACTGCCGGGGCGCGCGGCCCGGCGCTGATGCAGGATGTCCACCTCATGGAAAAGCTCGCGCATTTCAATCGCGAGCGGATTCCCGAGCGCATCGTGCATGCCAAAGCGGCGGGCGCCCACGGTTATTTCGAATGCACGGCCGACCTGGCGAAATACACCCGTGCCGCATTTTTATCGGCGAAGGGAAAAAAGACGGATGTCCTCGCCCGCTTTTCAACCGTCGGCGGCGAAAAAGGCTCGGCCGACGCGGCGCGCGATCCACGCGGCTTCGCGATCAAGTTCTATACGGAGGAGGGCAATTACGACATGACGGGCAACAATACGCCCGTGTTTTTCATACGCGATCCGCTGAAATTCCCCGATTTCATACATACCCAGAAGCGGAATCCGGCGACCAATCTGCCCGATCCCGATATGTTCTGGGACTTTCTTTCGCTCACTCCTGAGTCGATGCACCAAGTGACGATCTTGTTCTCCGACCGTGGTACTCCGCGGACCTATCGCCACATGAACGGCCATAGCAGTCATACATTTAAGTGGTATAACGCGAGCGGGGCCTATTACTGGATCAAATACCACTTCAAGACCGAGCAAGGAATCCAGAATCTGACTCGCGAGGAGTCAGTCCGCATTTCCGGCGAGGATCCAAACCATGCCACGCGCGATCTGTTCGACTCGATCGCCCGCAAGGAATTCCCGGCATGGCGCGTGAGCGTGCAGATCATGCGGCCCGAAGACGCCGCCAAATACCGGTGGAACATCTTCGACGTCACCAAGGTCTGGCCGCACGCCGACTATCCGCTGATCGAGATTGGCCGGATGGTGCTCGATCGCAATCCGAAGAACTACTTCACCGAGGTCGAGCAAGCGGCCTTCGGTCCAGGCACCCTTGTGCCGGGGATCGCGGCTTCACCCGACAAAATGCTTCAGGCGCGGCTGATGTCGTATCACGATGCGCATCTGTATCGGCTCGGCGCGAATTACCAACTCCTTCCGGTCAATGCGCCGCGAGCGAGCGGAATGTCCAACTATCAGCGCGACGGCTTCATGCGGCTGGACGAAAACGGCGGCTCAGGACCGAACTATTGGCCCAATTCCTTCCAAGGCCCGGCCCCCGACAAGACCTTCGCCGAGCCGCCGATTGAGTTGGAGGCAACCGCCGCGCGGCATCCCCAGGAATTGACCGACGACGATTTCTTCCAACCCGGCGAACTCTATCGCCGCGTGATGAACGCGCAGGATCGGGAGCACCTGATCGGCAATATCGTCGGCCACCTGGGCGGCGCTCAGCAGCGGATTCAGTATCGGCAGACGGCGCTGTTCTTCAAGACCGATGCGGATTATGGCCGGCGAGTGGCCGCCGGTCTCGGTCTCGATGAGAAGCAAGTTGAGCGATTGGCTTCGATGTCGCAGGAAGAACGCGTCATCGCGACCTCGCGCTAGCGTGGCCCTGCGCCAAGGCGGGAAAGTGGGCCGAAAAACGGCTCGAACCGATGCTTTACATTGGTTCGAGCGACTTCTTCGACCGAGGCGGACCTGCTCGCGGGTCCCGCCCCTTTCGCGGCGCCGGAATTGTTTCGGCGGCGATTTGCCCCTATAATCGGGGTCCCATCGCTCGAACTTGTTGCCCGAACATCCTCCCGCACCGCATGGCTACTGCCGCCGAAATAATTAAACTCGAACACGCGCAACCGCCATTTTTTGTCGGCATCGACGTGGGGGGGACGAATATCAAGGTCGGCCTGGTCGATGACTTGGGCCGCAC is part of the Pirellulales bacterium genome and encodes:
- a CDS encoding catalase, yielding MSDKRLTTANGQPIDDDQNTITAGARGPALMQDVHLMEKLAHFNRERIPERIVHAKAAGAHGYFECTADLAKYTRAAFLSAKGKKTDVLARFSTVGGEKGSADAARDPRGFAIKFYTEEGNYDMTGNNTPVFFIRDPLKFPDFIHTQKRNPATNLPDPDMFWDFLSLTPESMHQVTILFSDRGTPRTYRHMNGHSSHTFKWYNASGAYYWIKYHFKTEQGIQNLTREESVRISGEDPNHATRDLFDSIARKEFPAWRVSVQIMRPEDAAKYRWNIFDVTKVWPHADYPLIEIGRMVLDRNPKNYFTEVEQAAFGPGTLVPGIAASPDKMLQARLMSYHDAHLYRLGANYQLLPVNAPRASGMSNYQRDGFMRLDENGGSGPNYWPNSFQGPAPDKTFAEPPIELEATAARHPQELTDDDFFQPGELYRRVMNAQDREHLIGNIVGHLGGAQQRIQYRQTALFFKTDADYGRRVAAGLGLDEKQVERLASMSQEERVIATSR
- a CDS encoding transcriptional repressor, producing the protein MPVSSDQIDDRMRRFSATCIGAGLKVTHQRTEIFRELAGSEEHPDADLIFRRVRLRVPAISRDTVYRTLAALEKHGLVRKAEILDDRGRYDANTSRHHHFVCTECGAVRDFYSKDLDALPIPRGVKSLGSIESTHVQVRGICIICAAKKPRSLKSVIASP
- the sixA gene encoding phosphohistidine phosphatase SixA codes for the protein MLLYIVRHAWAEERDAERFPNDDLRPLTGEGKKRFGRMMERLVAGSFRPTLIATSPLVRCRQTAELIVKHLSDPAQLVELDVLRPGADLKQLIDWTARQAEQTIAWVGHAPDVSELTAALVGDGTAAVHFAKGAVAAIQFARDIAQGKGELNWLATAKNLGV